The region TCTACTAAACTTGCCTCCGGGAGTTAGCAATCCAAAGGACAGCTTTGCAGGTTATGTGGGAAGGATCTTGGTGCCAGTGTTTAAACCTATGGGTTTAGAAGACTGGCAAATTACCACATCTTTAATACCAGCTTTCTTGGCAAGGGAGATAGTTTTAAGTTCTATGGCAACCATCTATGCGGTGGAGCAGGAGGAGGAAGGGAAAGACTTTGAGATAAAACAAGCCCTGATTGAACAGGCAATGGCTTTTGGAAAAGCCTTCAAGGATTCTCTTTTTAACACCATCAACCCATTACCAAAAGCCTTTGAGTTAGAGGAAGAGCAATCTGCTTTAAGGGAAACGGTAAAAAACTCCTTGAGCCCAGCTCAAGCCTTCTCCTTTATGCTGTTTATCCTTCTTTACACCTCTTGCCTCGGCACAGTGGCGGTGCTTCAGAAAGAAGCTGGCACAAAGTTTGCCATTGCATTTTTAGCATACAGCTTTGTGTTAGCTTGGTTGGTTGGTGTAATCGCTTACAAGCTATGGAGTTTGTTCTGATCCCTCTTTTTGCTCTACCTTTGCTTTTCCTTTGGTTCAAAAGGAACAAAAAGGACTGTTGCGGTTAAACTTAGGTACCAAGCTCCCAAGATGAAAGATAGTTTATCTGCTCTTGGGTTAGTTGGTCTATTTCTACTCCCATACTACTTAGCTTCAAAGACGCTACTATTCTGTCTATTTCATCGGGAACCTTATATACCTTATTTTCTAAACGCTGATGATTCTTTGCTATGTATTCTACGGAAAGGGCTTGATTGGCAAAGGACATGTCCATAACGGATGCAGGGTGCCCTTCTGCAGAAGCGAGATTTACAAGCCTTCCTTGAGCCAAAAGGTAGATCCTCCTTCCGTCCCGTAGGGTGTATTCTTCCACAAACCTTCTGACTTCCCTTTTGGAAACCGAGAGCTCTTCCAAGGCTTTTTTGTCTATTTCCACGTCAAAGTGTCCTGCGTTGGATATAATGGCACCATCTTTCATAACTTCAAAGTGCTCCTTTCTTATAACAGATGTGTTTCCTGTGACAGTAACAAAAAAGTCCCCAAGTTTTGCAGCTTCAAGCATCGGCATCACCAAAAAGCCGTCCATCTTTGCTTCAAGTGCCTTTATGGGATCCACCTCCGTAACTATTACCTGAGCTCCCATTCCCCTTGCCCTTTGGGCAACACCCTTTCCACACCATCCGTATCCTGCCACCACAAAGTAGGAACCCGCCAACAACCTGTTGGTAGCCCTAAGTATGCCGTCTATGGTAGATTGGCCAGTGCCGTATCTGTTATCAAACATGTGTTTTGTGTATGCGTCATTTACCGCTATGATGGGAAAGTTTAGAATTCCCTTCTGTGCCATAGCCCTAAGCCTTATAACCCCCGTGGTGGTCTCTTCCATACCACCCAAAACCTTCTTTGAAAGCTCTGGATACTCTTTGTGCAAGGTGGATATAAGGTCTGCCCCATCGTCTATGACAATATCTGGACCCTTTTCTATAACAGCCCTTAGGTGTGAGTAGTAGGTTTCTGTGTCCTCCCCTTTTATGGCAAAAACCGGGATTTGATAGTATTCAACCAGGGCAGCGGCAACGTCATCTTGAGTGGAAAGTGGATTGGACGCAGTTAAAAAAACCTCTGCTCCACCTTCTTTTAAGGTTAGCATGAGGTTTGCGGTTTCTGTGGTTACGTGCAAGCAAGCGGAGATTTTAAGCCCCTTTAAAGGCTTTTCTTTTGAGAACCTTTCTCTTATGCTTCTCAAGACGGGCATATCCCTTTCTGCCCACTCTATGCGGTTTTTCCCTTCCTCCGCCAAGCTCAGGTCTTTTATGTGGTATTCCATAGTCTCAATAGTTTAACATATTTTTATGAAGCGAAAAGCTGTCCTTATACTAAACTTTGGTTCCCAATACGTGCAACTTATTGCCAGAAGGGTCAGAGAACTGGGAGTTTATAGTCAAATAGTGCCTTTCTACCAAAGCTTAGAAAAGATTATGGAAAATGAGCCTTACGCTTTGATACTCTCTGGTGGTCCTGCAAGCGTCTATATGCAAGGCGCACCCTTGCCGGACAGGAAAATATACGACTTAAACATTCCCATCCTTGGTATATGCTACGGACTTCAGGCTATAACTCATCAGCTTGGTGGGACCGTAGAAAGAGCCCAAAAACAAGAGTATGGAAGAGCAAGGCTTGAGATTTTAAAAGAGGATCCGCTTTTTGAAGGTCTTCCTAAAAATTTTGACGTTTGGATGAGTCACGCAGATAAAGTTTCTAAGCTTCCTCAGGACTTTGAGGTCCTTGCAAGCTCAGAAAATTCACCCTATGCAGTAATAAAGCATAGGTTCAAACCTATATACGGGGTTCAGTTCCATCCAGAAGTTTCCCACACGCAGTATGGAAAAGAGATCTTGGCTAACTTTCTCTTCAAAGTGGCAAAGGCACAGACAAATTGGAAGATGGAAAACTTCTTGGAAGAGAAGGTCAAGGAAATAAGGGAACAGGTGGGAAATAAAAAGGTAATATGCGCTCTTTCTGGTGGTGTGGATTCTACCGTCGCTTTTGTGCTAACCTACAGGGCTGTGGGCAATAATCTTTTGGGTGTTTTTGTAGATCACGGACTATTGAGAAAGGGAGAGGCGCAGGAGGTAGAAGAACACTTCAAGCAGATGGGCCTTCCCTTTAAAAGGGTAAATGCAAGCAAGTTGTTCTTGGAAAGGCTAAAGAGCGTGGAAGACCCAGAGGAAAAGAGAAGGATAGTAGGACACACCTTTGTGGAGGTGTTTGAAAAGGAAGCGAAAGAGTTTGGCGCTCAGGTTTTGCTTCAGGGCACCCTTTACCCAGATGTGGTAGAAAGCGCAGGCATAGAGGGGGCGCAGGTTATAAAAACTCACCATAACGTAGGTGGATTGCCAGAAAGGATGGCATTGGAGCTTCTTGAACCGCTAAGGGAACTCTTCAAAGACGAGGTCAGAAGGTTGGGAAAGCTTTTGGGAGTGCCAAAAGAAATACTTGAAAGACACCCTTTCCCTGGTCCAGGACTTGCCATAAGGATATTAGGAGAAGTGAAAGAAGAAGACCTTGAAATCTTAAGAGAAGCGGACGCCATTTTTATAGAGGAGCTAAAAAAGGCAGGCTTATACAACAAAGTTTGGCAAGCCTTTGCGGTTTTACTTCCAGTTAAGAGCGTGGGGGTTATGGGAGACGTGAGGACTTACGAAAGGGTAGTTGGTTTGAGAGCGGTGGACAGTACGGACGGAATGACCGCAGACTGGTCCAGATTGCCCTACGAGTTTTTGGACCACGTTATGCGTAGGATAATCAACGAAGTTAAAGGAATAAACAGAGTAGTTTATGACATCTCTTCCAAACCACCAGCTACCATAGAATGGGAGTGAGCTTAGAATTTAGAAGAAAGGTATTTCATATATTCAGTGTTTTGTTTTGGCTTGTCCCACTCTTTTACCTTCCAAAGACCTGGCTTTTGATTTTCTCTTTATTTGTCCTTGCTTTGAACTTGGTTTTTGTTTTAAGACTTGCGGAAGACAAGATTAAACCCATCTACAAACTTATTTACCTTTTTGAAAGGGAAAAGAACCTTGAAAGACCAGCAATCCAAGCCCTTTGGCTAAATTTGGGCGTATTCTTAAGCTTTCTGTTTTTTACAAAAGAGTGCGCTGCGGTGGGTATAGTTCTTACAGCTGTGGGAGACGGCTTTGCGGGACTGATAGGCTACCATTTTGGAAGGATAAGGATAGGTCAGAAAAGCTTGGAGGGATTTTGGGCTTTCTTTGTCTTTTCAAGCCTTGCTCTTTGGCCTTTTGTTGGAGCTTTTGCTTTACTTATAGCTTTCGTGGGCGCAGTGGTGGAGATTTTACCAAAGAATATAGACGATAACTTTTTACTTCCCTTAGTAGGAAGCGCCTTGGCGTGTATAATTTAAGATGTGAAAGCTGTAGGCACACGCTCTATACTAAAGCTTTTGGAGGGCAAAGAGGAAGCTCACAAAATAGAGCAAGAGCTCAAAAAATTGGAGAAGAAAAAGCAAAAAGTCTATGTGTCAAACTACACCCTTTTGGAGTTGGCTTACATTCTTGAATTTAACTACGGACTTGAGAGGGAAAGGATAGGAAAGATCCTGAGAACCATACTGGAGGACCCACTTTTTAAGGTAGAGGAAGAGGAAGTTTGGAAAGAGGCCCTTGAGTTATACATGAAGGGAGAAGACCTTTTGATGGCTTTAAAGAAAGCCCAATACAGAAATAACGGTGTGGAAAATGAGCTCAGTTAAAGTAAAATTCTGCGGTATTACCAGAGAAGAGGACATTAAAAAAGCCATAGAGCTTGGCGTGGATTACGTGGGCTTTATCATGTATCCAAAAAGCCCACGATGGGTAGGTTGGGAAAAACTGAAGAATCTTTTAAGGCTTTCGGAAGGAGTTAAAAAAGTTGTAGTTTTTGTAAATCCATCCTATCAAGAGGTGGAAAAGGCTTTAAGTATGGGTGCCGATTTGGTTCAACTTCATGGAGAGGAAAGCTTTGAGTTTGCAAAAGGCGTAGGCTTAGAAAGAGTTATAAAAGCCTTCAGGGTGATAGATAATTTCTCTGTAGCTGAAGATTGGAAAGGCGCTCACGCCATACTGCTGGATACTTACTCAGAGAAAGCATACGGTGGCACTGGAGAGAGCTTTGATTGGACTATAGCACAGTCCGTAGTGAACATGGGCTTCAGAGTTTTTCTGTCTGGTGGGCTAAAAAAGGAAAACGTGCAGAAGGCTATAAAGATAGTTAGACCATACGGAGTGGATGTTTCTTCTGGGATAGAATCCTCTCCCGGCATAAAAGATCACAAGAAGATGGAGGAATTTATCCATGCAGTTAAGAACGCACTTAAAGATTGATCAAAGTCTAAGCGGTAAGCCAGTAGAACTAAAAGAAGGTTATGCGGTGGTGGTCCTTGAAACGAAGGAAAACATGGTAGCAGACGAAAAGGGCCTCATACACGGTGGCTTTATCTTCAGCCTCGCGGACTACTGTGCCATGCTGTCTGTAAATGAACCTACGGTTGTGTTGGCCTCTGCAAAGGTGGATTTTAAAAAACCGGTAGTTTTGGGAGAAGTGCTCAAGGCTGAGGGAAAAGTTGTAAAATCAGAAGGAAAAAAGAGGTGGGTTGAAGTAAAGGTTTTTAGAAACTTGGACTTAGTCTTTGAGGGAGAATTTCTATGCGTGGTTCCAGAAAAACACGTGCTTGACTTGATTTGAATATTGTGATAAATTTAAATCAAACATTATCAAAGGAGGTTGCGCCATGGTAAAAACTGTTCTGATAGGCCTTGGTGCTGGTGCCTTAGCCTTAGCCCAACCAAAGATTGAAGTCAAGGACCCATGGGTAAGGCTTGTACCTCCGAATTCAAAAAACACCGCAGCTTATATGAAGATTGAAAACAAAGGCACTGAAGCAGACAAACTTGTAGATGCTTCTAACAACGTATCTAAGATAACCGAACTGCACGAAACGGTAGGTGGGAAGATGCGCAAAGTTAATGCAATAGAGGTGCCGGCAGGGAAAACAGTGGAGCTAAAGCCCAGTGGCTTGCACGTAATGATAATAGACCTAAAAGAACCTCTCAAAGAAGGACAAACTGTAGAGATCACCTTAAAATTTGAAAAAGCTGGAGAGATAAAAGTTCAAGCTCCAGTTAAAAAAGCCATGGGAAAGATGGAACATCATGAACACAAGCAGGGACACTAAGCCTTGGCTTTAGCTAAATCCCACGAGTTTTTAAACCTTCTAGCCCTCCCGGGCTTTTTATTTTTTTTACCAAAAGAATTTTACGTACCCTTCAGTTTGGGCTACTTAATCGGAACGTTTTTTCTGTCCCCCGACTTAGACCTTAAACACTCCAAACCATCCAAAAGGTGGAGATTCTTAAAGATTATCTGGTATCCATATCAGAAAAAGTCTAAGCATCGCGGGCTATCACATATACCAATACTTGGAACGTTCATAAGGCTGTTTTATATATTAGTTTTCTC is a window of Thermocrinis sp. DNA encoding:
- the ahcY gene encoding adenosylhomocysteinase — its product is MEYHIKDLSLAEEGKNRIEWAERDMPVLRSIRERFSKEKPLKGLKISACLHVTTETANLMLTLKEGGAEVFLTASNPLSTQDDVAAALVEYYQIPVFAIKGEDTETYYSHLRAVIEKGPDIVIDDGADLISTLHKEYPELSKKVLGGMEETTTGVIRLRAMAQKGILNFPIIAVNDAYTKHMFDNRYGTGQSTIDGILRATNRLLAGSYFVVAGYGWCGKGVAQRARGMGAQVIVTEVDPIKALEAKMDGFLVMPMLEAAKLGDFFVTVTGNTSVIRKEHFEVMKDGAIISNAGHFDVEIDKKALEELSVSKREVRRFVEEYTLRDGRRIYLLAQGRLVNLASAEGHPASVMDMSFANQALSVEYIAKNHQRLENKVYKVPDEIDRIVASLKLSSMGVEIDQLTQEQINYLSSWELGT
- the guaA gene encoding glutamine-hydrolyzing GMP synthase; the encoded protein is MKRKAVLILNFGSQYVQLIARRVRELGVYSQIVPFYQSLEKIMENEPYALILSGGPASVYMQGAPLPDRKIYDLNIPILGICYGLQAITHQLGGTVERAQKQEYGRARLEILKEDPLFEGLPKNFDVWMSHADKVSKLPQDFEVLASSENSPYAVIKHRFKPIYGVQFHPEVSHTQYGKEILANFLFKVAKAQTNWKMENFLEEKVKEIREQVGNKKVICALSGGVDSTVAFVLTYRAVGNNLLGVFVDHGLLRKGEAQEVEEHFKQMGLPFKRVNASKLFLERLKSVEDPEEKRRIVGHTFVEVFEKEAKEFGAQVLLQGTLYPDVVESAGIEGAQVIKTHHNVGGLPERMALELLEPLRELFKDEVRRLGKLLGVPKEILERHPFPGPGLAIRILGEVKEEDLEILREADAIFIEELKKAGLYNKVWQAFAVLLPVKSVGVMGDVRTYERVVGLRAVDSTDGMTADWSRLPYEFLDHVMRRIINEVKGINRVVYDISSKPPATIEWE
- a CDS encoding phosphatidate cytidylyltransferase — translated: MGVSLEFRRKVFHIFSVLFWLVPLFYLPKTWLLIFSLFVLALNLVFVLRLAEDKIKPIYKLIYLFEREKNLERPAIQALWLNLGVFLSFLFFTKECAAVGIVLTAVGDGFAGLIGYHFGRIRIGQKSLEGFWAFFVFSSLALWPFVGAFALLIAFVGAVVEILPKNIDDNFLLPLVGSALACII
- a CDS encoding phosphoribosylanthranilate isomerase, with product MSSVKVKFCGITREEDIKKAIELGVDYVGFIMYPKSPRWVGWEKLKNLLRLSEGVKKVVVFVNPSYQEVEKALSMGADLVQLHGEESFEFAKGVGLERVIKAFRVIDNFSVAEDWKGAHAILLDTYSEKAYGGTGESFDWTIAQSVVNMGFRVFLSGGLKKENVQKAIKIVRPYGVDVSSGIESSPGIKDHKKMEEFIHAVKNALKD
- a CDS encoding hotdog fold thioesterase, producing MQLRTHLKIDQSLSGKPVELKEGYAVVVLETKENMVADEKGLIHGGFIFSLADYCAMLSVNEPTVVLASAKVDFKKPVVLGEVLKAEGKVVKSEGKKRWVEVKVFRNLDLVFEGEFLCVVPEKHVLDLI
- a CDS encoding copper chaperone PCu(A)C; protein product: MVKTVLIGLGAGALALAQPKIEVKDPWVRLVPPNSKNTAAYMKIENKGTEADKLVDASNNVSKITELHETVGGKMRKVNAIEVPAGKTVELKPSGLHVMIIDLKEPLKEGQTVEITLKFEKAGEIKVQAPVKKAMGKMEHHEHKQGH
- a CDS encoding metal-binding protein → MALAKSHEFLNLLALPGFLFFLPKEFYVPFSLGYLIGTFFLSPDLDLKHSKPSKRWRFLKIIWYPYQKKSKHRGLSHIPILGTFIRLFYILVFSVLLYYLIYLAFYLYLGVSEEVSTINPLSLVERIAYKESVFYVILGLIASEIMHILVDVLWSLWVKIRPF